A section of the Ruania halotolerans genome encodes:
- a CDS encoding PQQ-binding-like beta-propeller repeat protein, protein MAEAELAENADSKVEQEVRGGRRRPVFAVPQVRWLLTGVILGALGLATGVASIVLDLGRDIWILALGAAGVALVCVLSGTRVSTVIGFVAASGLVAGGIVAAGAAPALPPEVVTLPAFTPPTDDRDDVTEIGRDADVLVVMDSESAAVIGYTLEGDLLWSSKDGYGDGFNYSIHAGDSVITYPGRSGEHVPVVSLSTATGQTQWSLELGEAIPVAANEDVIVFADRQRVLAVDRQTGDQQWEMAGDIAASTEGSGSHDAFRWTAHADWIVVGDRESNQYQVLDARTGVPAAVSIDEFSVFDWAIAGDTFISFEFDGQQRVAVGTPLRGGDRWQTEVRNFTSGSGFYEPVGTDLRIATSTQMQWLDSATGELATVDLPTGWRVFPHMPANIDGARTLLVLHRDSDDNLLGYGLFDSRTGELMEVAGPYGEHVRVVGVTPSGTLVSLPYLDAVGEEHERTVLVPDPS, encoded by the coding sequence ATGGCCGAGGCAGAGCTAGCCGAGAATGCGGATTCGAAGGTTGAGCAGGAGGTCCGAGGCGGCAGGCGGCGGCCCGTTTTTGCGGTGCCGCAGGTGCGTTGGCTCCTCACGGGCGTGATCCTTGGTGCCCTGGGGCTCGCGACCGGTGTCGCGAGCATCGTCTTGGACCTTGGCCGGGACATCTGGATACTGGCGCTCGGTGCCGCCGGTGTGGCCCTCGTGTGCGTGTTGAGCGGCACCCGGGTCTCAACAGTGATCGGATTCGTCGCAGCGAGCGGGCTCGTGGCGGGCGGGATCGTCGCGGCCGGCGCCGCACCTGCGCTCCCTCCGGAAGTGGTCACGCTTCCCGCATTCACGCCACCGACCGACGATCGTGACGATGTGACCGAGATCGGTCGTGATGCCGACGTACTCGTCGTGATGGATTCGGAGAGTGCGGCGGTGATCGGCTACACGCTCGAGGGTGATCTCCTGTGGTCCAGCAAGGACGGGTACGGCGACGGGTTTAACTACTCGATTCACGCGGGAGACTCGGTCATCACCTACCCCGGCAGGTCAGGGGAGCATGTGCCGGTGGTCTCCCTCTCGACGGCGACGGGTCAGACGCAGTGGTCGCTCGAGCTCGGCGAAGCGATCCCCGTGGCCGCCAATGAGGACGTCATCGTCTTCGCCGATCGTCAGCGCGTGCTTGCCGTGGACCGGCAGACCGGTGACCAGCAATGGGAGATGGCGGGCGATATCGCCGCAAGCACCGAGGGCTCGGGCAGCCACGACGCTTTCCGCTGGACCGCGCACGCGGACTGGATCGTGGTCGGAGATCGCGAAAGCAATCAGTATCAAGTCCTCGACGCGCGCACGGGTGTCCCCGCGGCAGTCAGCATCGACGAGTTCTCGGTGTTCGACTGGGCGATCGCCGGCGACACCTTCATCAGCTTCGAGTTCGATGGGCAGCAGCGCGTCGCCGTGGGGACTCCGTTGCGAGGAGGGGACCGGTGGCAGACGGAGGTCCGCAACTTCACTTCGGGCAGCGGCTTCTACGAACCGGTCGGCACTGATCTGCGGATCGCGACCTCGACTCAGATGCAGTGGCTCGACAGCGCCACCGGTGAACTCGCAACCGTCGATCTGCCAACCGGGTGGAGGGTTTTCCCGCACATGCCCGCGAACATCGACGGCGCACGCACGCTGCTCGTTCTACATCGCGATTCCGATGACAACCTTCTCGGATACGGCCTCTTCGACTCCAGGACCGGTGAGCTGATGGAAGTCGCCGGCCCGTACGGCGAGCACGTGAGGGTCGTCGGCGTGACACCGTCGGGCACGCTCGTCTCCCTGCCCTACCTGGACGCGGTAGGGGAAGAACACGAGAGAACGGTCCTAGTCCCCGACCCCAGCTGA
- a CDS encoding response regulator, giving the protein MVDEAEISGVKTPIRVLIVDDQNLVREGIRSLLALSGDVEIVGDCADGDEALAFLEQSSADVILLDLRMPGRDGIATLRAMRERGICVPSLVLTTFDDDELVLSALRAGARGYMLKDVTLEQLLGGVRALAAGNTLLQPALTDRLLRAIPPSTRAPDPVYAQEQLSDRELDVLRLAASGWSNRQIAQGLGLAEGTVKNRMSNVLLKLGVTDRTRAVLRALESGILAPDHVRADRPSEPDR; this is encoded by the coding sequence ATGGTGGACGAGGCCGAGATCAGCGGGGTGAAGACCCCGATCCGCGTGCTCATCGTCGACGATCAGAACCTGGTGCGTGAAGGAATCCGTAGCCTGCTCGCGCTCAGCGGTGATGTAGAGATCGTCGGCGACTGCGCCGACGGCGATGAGGCGCTCGCCTTCCTTGAGCAGAGTTCGGCCGATGTGATCTTGCTGGATCTGCGGATGCCCGGACGCGACGGTATCGCCACATTGCGTGCGATGCGCGAACGAGGTATCTGCGTACCGAGTCTCGTGTTGACCACGTTCGATGACGATGAGTTGGTGCTGTCAGCACTCCGAGCGGGCGCCCGAGGGTACATGCTCAAAGACGTCACGCTCGAGCAGTTGCTTGGCGGTGTGCGCGCCCTTGCCGCGGGCAACACGCTCCTCCAGCCAGCGCTGACCGACCGGCTGTTGCGCGCCATTCCTCCCTCGACGCGTGCGCCGGATCCGGTGTATGCGCAGGAGCAGTTGAGCGACCGCGAACTCGATGTGCTCCGCCTTGCGGCCAGTGGATGGTCGAATCGTCAGATCGCGCAGGGCCTCGGGCTCGCCGAGGGCACTGTGAAGAACCGCATGTCGAACGTCCTCCTCAAGCTCGGAGTGACGGACCGGACGCGAGCGGTACTGCGCGCCCTTGAATCCGGGATCCTGGCTCCCGATCATGTCCGTGCCGACCGCCCGTCCGAGCCGGATCGCTGA
- a CDS encoding sensor histidine kinase, which translates to MSVPTARPSRIAERMSQWWSTRTHLILTSLGCTLGVGLAVLLDAVLNPQGIPHIMVLWWIAYVIYCTLLLAIHELIPRPRRLSLDAMLLLLIALGITLVLLPAAQGWLALLFVMTATMASFHWSPRAVFILIGVQSPLVVVMGVIGQWPTVDLVVGPIIFGISQAFGALVVFTARSEADARRELAVAHAELRSTAALLELTTREAERLRISRDLHDLTGHHLTALSLELETASHLTADGAGSIHVKRAKSIAKDLLGTVRTAVGQMRADPPALEPALRQLAAAMPSLDIRVECEGSADLTVEQTVTILRCVQEAITNTLRHTDARSARIRVAVTPEGTTVLISDDGEGVAQIVPGNGLTGMRERFTALGGSLQVASRPGAGFTVTGTLPCEHDGS; encoded by the coding sequence ATGTCCGTGCCGACCGCCCGTCCGAGCCGGATCGCTGAGCGGATGAGCCAGTGGTGGAGCACCCGTACTCACCTGATCTTGACGAGTCTGGGCTGCACACTGGGCGTCGGCCTGGCGGTCTTGCTGGATGCTGTCCTCAACCCCCAGGGCATTCCCCACATCATGGTGCTGTGGTGGATCGCCTACGTGATCTATTGCACGCTCCTGCTCGCCATCCACGAGCTCATCCCGCGCCCGCGCCGACTCTCCCTCGATGCGATGCTGCTGTTGCTGATCGCGCTGGGCATCACGCTCGTTCTCCTGCCGGCGGCGCAAGGATGGCTCGCATTGCTTTTCGTCATGACCGCGACCATGGCTTCGTTCCACTGGTCCCCGCGCGCCGTGTTCATCCTGATCGGGGTGCAGAGCCCGCTCGTTGTGGTCATGGGTGTGATCGGGCAATGGCCAACGGTGGATCTCGTCGTCGGACCGATCATCTTCGGCATCTCGCAGGCTTTCGGCGCCTTGGTGGTGTTCACCGCGCGCAGCGAAGCAGACGCCCGCCGGGAACTGGCAGTGGCACACGCCGAGCTTCGCTCCACAGCGGCGCTGCTGGAGTTGACGACGAGGGAAGCTGAACGACTGCGGATCTCCCGAGACCTGCATGACCTGACCGGGCACCACCTGACCGCACTCTCCCTGGAGCTCGAAACGGCATCACACCTGACCGCTGATGGTGCGGGCAGTATCCACGTCAAGCGCGCGAAATCGATCGCGAAGGATCTTCTTGGTACCGTCCGGACGGCGGTCGGCCAGATGCGCGCGGATCCGCCGGCGTTGGAGCCTGCGCTTCGTCAGCTGGCAGCGGCCATGCCCAGTCTGGACATTCGCGTGGAGTGCGAGGGTTCGGCCGATCTGACGGTCGAGCAGACCGTCACCATCCTGCGGTGCGTGCAGGAAGCGATCACCAACACGTTGCGGCATACGGACGCGAGGTCTGCGCGTATCCGTGTGGCGGTCACGCCGGAGGGTACGACGGTGCTCATCTCCGACGACGGTGAGGGGGTCGCTCAGATCGTGCCAGGCAACGGTCTGACGGGCATGCGAGAACGCTTCACAGCGCTTGGCGGCAGCCTCCAGGTGGCGTCGCGCCCCGGAGCGGGATTCACCGTGACCGGCACGCTTCCGTGCGAGCATGACGGGAGCTGA
- a CDS encoding glycerophosphodiester phosphodiesterase encodes MTSTPRPAVVGHRGAAAVSPENTLVSFARGIADGAEAIELDVHLTADGELAVIHDASVDRTAVGGRSTGAVAALTWAQLMEVELPHGQHIPSLAQALDAITVLVHLEIKALAAARLAAELVLDAGLGDRVTITSFQIDALREVREVAPTLAVGVISPAPTNEALDAVKELDAVSLALQVRHLDAALVQRLRADDVAVCAWPVLTPTDLRGALEARVAMVTADDPAWCRDQLAQIYAQPA; translated from the coding sequence GTGACGAGCACACCCAGGCCGGCCGTGGTCGGGCATCGCGGCGCTGCTGCGGTGAGCCCGGAGAACACGCTGGTCTCGTTCGCCCGTGGCATCGCTGACGGTGCGGAGGCGATCGAACTGGACGTGCACCTGACGGCGGATGGTGAGTTGGCGGTCATTCACGACGCCAGCGTGGACCGTACCGCCGTCGGGGGCCGGTCCACGGGCGCCGTGGCCGCCCTGACGTGGGCGCAGCTGATGGAAGTGGAACTGCCCCACGGGCAGCACATCCCCTCCCTTGCCCAAGCGCTGGACGCCATCACAGTGCTGGTACACCTGGAGATCAAGGCCCTGGCGGCCGCGCGCCTCGCCGCCGAGTTGGTGCTCGATGCTGGTCTGGGCGATCGGGTCACCATCACCAGTTTCCAGATCGATGCCTTACGGGAGGTACGGGAGGTGGCTCCGACCCTGGCGGTCGGGGTCATCTCCCCCGCCCCCACCAATGAGGCGCTCGACGCCGTGAAGGAACTGGACGCCGTCTCCCTGGCGCTCCAGGTGCGCCATCTGGACGCCGCACTCGTCCAGCGGCTCCGGGCCGACGACGTGGCCGTGTGCGCCTGGCCGGTACTCACGCCCACAGACCTGCGCGGCGCTCTGGAGGCAAGGGTGGCCATGGTGACCGCCGACGATCCTGCGTGGTGCCGTGATCAGCTCGCTCAGATCTACGCACAACCCGCCTGA
- a CDS encoding aldo/keto reductase, with protein MQQRPLGRTGREISAIGLGTWQIGGNWGEVNESDAFDVLAASADAGVTLFDTADVYGDGRSEQLIGRFLADRPGHRITVATKMGRRADQRPENYSPENFRTWTDRSRRNLGVETLDLVQLHCPPSAVIESDAIYDALDNLVSDSTIAAYGVSVETCQQALTAIARPNVTNVQIIVNPFRLKPLDEVLPAAEAAGVAIFARVPLASGLLSGRYTTATTFAANDHRTFNRHGEAFDKGETFSGVDFEQGLAAAEELAAVLPDGVPLPAATLAWIATRPGVTSVIPGARNVAQAEANAQAVALIEQGFDIDMFDAAVREVYDRRLRKAIHTAW; from the coding sequence ATGCAGCAGCGCCCGCTCGGCCGTACCGGCCGCGAGATCTCCGCGATAGGACTTGGCACCTGGCAGATCGGGGGCAACTGGGGAGAGGTCAACGAGAGCGACGCCTTCGACGTCCTGGCAGCCTCTGCTGATGCGGGGGTCACCCTGTTCGACACCGCAGACGTCTACGGCGATGGGCGCAGCGAACAGCTTATCGGCCGCTTCCTCGCCGACCGACCCGGCCACCGGATCACCGTCGCCACCAAGATGGGCCGCCGTGCCGATCAGCGTCCCGAGAACTACTCGCCGGAGAACTTCCGTACCTGGACCGACCGGTCTCGGCGGAACCTCGGGGTCGAGACCCTCGACCTGGTGCAGCTGCACTGCCCGCCATCGGCTGTGATCGAATCCGATGCCATCTACGACGCTCTCGACAACCTCGTCTCCGACAGCACAATCGCCGCCTACGGCGTCTCTGTCGAGACCTGCCAGCAGGCACTGACCGCGATCGCCCGTCCGAATGTGACGAACGTGCAGATCATCGTCAACCCGTTCCGGCTCAAGCCGCTGGATGAGGTGTTGCCCGCCGCAGAGGCTGCCGGAGTGGCCATCTTCGCGCGCGTTCCGCTCGCCTCCGGTCTGCTCTCCGGCAGATACACCACGGCGACCACTTTCGCCGCGAATGATCACCGCACGTTCAACCGGCACGGTGAGGCGTTCGACAAGGGCGAGACATTCTCTGGAGTCGACTTCGAGCAGGGCCTGGCCGCCGCCGAGGAGCTGGCCGCGGTCCTTCCCGACGGCGTCCCCCTCCCTGCCGCGACGCTCGCCTGGATCGCCACGCGACCAGGCGTGACGAGCGTGATCCCGGGCGCGCGCAACGTTGCTCAGGCCGAAGCCAACGCGCAGGCCGTAGCCCTGATCGAACAGGGATTCGATATCGACATGTTCGACGCCGCGGTGCGTGAGGTCTACGACCGGCGCCTCCGGAAGGCCATCCACACCGCGTGGTGA
- a CDS encoding lipase maturation factor family protein, whose product MEWFAAEDYHAARFVLQRGIALMYLVAFVAVLRQFLPLLGSHGLLPVPRYVERVGSRAGPTIFRWRYSDTLVLMIAWAGVLIAAALVAGLPQSGPPWVPFLAFAVLYLLYLSVVNVGQVFYGFGWESLLLEAGFLAAFLGSDDVAPPLLVLLAFRWLLFRVEFGAGMIKMRGDRAWRDLTALDYHHETQPMPGPLSWFFHHLPRPLHRVEVAANHVVQLAVPFLLFLPQPIASIAAVLVIATQLWLVLSGNFAWLNWLTMLLAFSAVGDDQLAAVLPALTPTLAATPTRAGDLWWVVLVMVMAAVVAVLAVPPARNLFSRHQAMNASYNRFHLGGAYGAFGSITRVRHEVVVEGTEQEVPDGGWCEYVFSAKPGPVERLPGQFAPYHLRLDWGMWFLALGSGAQHRWFSVLLRRLLEADRATLRLFARDPFDGRAPRWVRARMFTYRYSTPEERRATGHWWVRSAAREFVEPVGLAQLTPRSE is encoded by the coding sequence GTGGAGTGGTTCGCCGCGGAGGACTATCACGCGGCCCGGTTCGTCCTGCAGCGTGGAATCGCGCTGATGTACCTGGTGGCGTTCGTTGCCGTGCTGCGTCAGTTCCTCCCACTGCTCGGCTCCCATGGCCTCCTTCCCGTGCCGCGATACGTGGAGCGCGTCGGTTCCCGCGCAGGGCCGACGATCTTCCGGTGGCGTTACTCGGACACCCTGGTGCTGATGATCGCCTGGGCGGGCGTGCTCATCGCTGCGGCACTGGTGGCAGGTCTGCCCCAGTCCGGACCGCCGTGGGTGCCGTTCCTAGCCTTCGCCGTTCTCTATCTGTTGTACCTGTCGGTGGTGAACGTGGGTCAGGTGTTCTACGGGTTCGGGTGGGAGTCGCTCCTGCTGGAGGCCGGCTTTCTTGCCGCGTTCCTGGGCTCGGACGACGTCGCTCCCCCGCTCCTGGTGCTGCTCGCCTTCCGATGGCTGCTGTTCCGGGTGGAGTTCGGCGCCGGGATGATCAAGATGCGTGGGGATCGGGCCTGGCGTGACCTCACAGCGCTGGATTATCACCACGAGACCCAACCGATGCCTGGCCCGCTGAGCTGGTTCTTCCACCACTTGCCGCGCCCGCTGCACCGAGTGGAGGTGGCGGCGAACCACGTGGTGCAACTGGCCGTGCCGTTCCTGCTGTTCCTGCCCCAGCCGATCGCATCGATCGCGGCCGTCTTGGTGATTGCCACGCAGTTGTGGCTGGTCCTGTCCGGGAACTTCGCATGGCTGAACTGGTTGACGATGCTCTTGGCGTTCTCCGCCGTCGGAGATGACCAACTCGCGGCGGTCCTGCCAGCCCTGACCCCCACGCTGGCTGCCACGCCCACGCGGGCCGGGGACCTGTGGTGGGTGGTGCTCGTCATGGTGATGGCCGCCGTCGTGGCAGTACTCGCGGTGCCTCCTGCGCGGAACCTGTTCTCCCGGCACCAGGCGATGAATGCCTCGTACAACCGTTTCCATCTCGGTGGTGCATACGGAGCGTTCGGATCGATCACCCGGGTACGGCATGAGGTCGTGGTGGAAGGAACCGAGCAGGAGGTGCCCGACGGCGGCTGGTGTGAGTATGTCTTCTCTGCCAAGCCGGGACCGGTGGAGCGCCTCCCCGGGCAGTTCGCCCCGTATCATCTGCGCCTCGATTGGGGCATGTGGTTCCTCGCGCTGGGCTCTGGTGCGCAACATCGCTGGTTCAGTGTTCTGCTGCGGCGCCTCCTGGAGGCCGATCGAGCCACGCTACGGCTGTTCGCTCGTGACCCATTCGACGGGCGGGCGCCGCGGTGGGTGCGGGCTCGCATGTTCACCTATCGGTACAGCACCCCGGAAGAGCGCCGTGCTACAGGGCACTGGTGGGTGCGCAGCGCCGCCCGGGAATTCGTGGAGCCGGTGGGATTGGCGCAGCTCACGCCGCGAAGCGAATGA
- a CDS encoding VOC family protein — MTTMSLYTVLHTKDVARTADFYRTHFGFETTFEDDWYVSLKLDQWELAVLDASHSTIPQAYRDRVAGGVLVTFEVDDVDVVYARLTDAGLAPVLPLRSEEFGQRHAIFAGPDDVLIDIITPIPPSEEYAKQFSESALLQAQRGDG, encoded by the coding sequence ATGACAACCATGAGCCTCTACACAGTGCTGCACACCAAGGACGTCGCACGAACCGCCGACTTCTACCGCACGCATTTCGGGTTCGAGACCACATTCGAGGACGACTGGTACGTGAGCCTGAAGCTGGACCAGTGGGAGTTGGCCGTACTCGATGCGTCGCACTCGACCATCCCGCAGGCGTATCGCGACCGAGTCGCAGGCGGAGTACTGGTCACCTTTGAGGTGGACGACGTCGACGTTGTGTACGCGCGGCTCACCGATGCCGGACTCGCCCCCGTCCTTCCTTTGCGGTCTGAGGAGTTCGGACAGCGGCACGCAATCTTCGCCGGCCCCGATGACGTGCTCATCGATATCATCACGCCGATCCCGCCGAGCGAGGAGTACGCCAAACAGTTTTCTGAGTCGGCACTGCTGCAAGCCCAGCGCGGAGACGGATGA
- a CDS encoding dihydrofolate reductase family protein: MTLVTADMNISLDGYAAGPDQSLSAPFGEGPVDVLSNWMFEAADENAVEIAALNGADAYIMGRNMFGPDRGPLDQDWQGWWGPEPPYHAPVFVLSHYPREPLELTGTTFTFVTDGIDHALGLASRAAGDGRVDIAGGAHTVNEYLSAGLIDELRVHVTPVIIGGGARLFEGVGSIHLEQTGGRAASTVTHLTYRVHSPSPTDPTTENRKST, from the coding sequence ATGACACTAGTCACCGCAGACATGAACATCTCGCTCGACGGCTATGCAGCAGGACCCGACCAGAGCTTGTCTGCTCCGTTCGGCGAAGGCCCGGTCGATGTGCTCAGCAACTGGATGTTCGAGGCTGCCGACGAGAATGCCGTGGAGATCGCTGCGCTCAACGGCGCCGATGCCTACATCATGGGCCGGAATATGTTCGGCCCGGACCGAGGTCCGCTCGACCAGGACTGGCAGGGGTGGTGGGGCCCCGAGCCGCCCTATCACGCGCCCGTCTTCGTCCTCAGTCACTATCCCCGTGAGCCGTTGGAACTGACCGGGACGACGTTCACCTTCGTGACCGATGGCATCGACCACGCACTTGGACTCGCCTCACGAGCCGCGGGCGACGGACGCGTTGACATCGCCGGCGGCGCACACACGGTGAACGAGTACTTGAGCGCCGGGCTCATCGATGAACTGCGCGTACACGTCACGCCAGTGATCATCGGCGGGGGCGCCAGGCTGTTCGAGGGCGTCGGCAGCATCCACCTCGAACAGACCGGCGGCCGTGCCGCCTCCACAGTCACGCACTTGACCTACCGAGTGCACTCCCCCTCCCCCACCGATCCGACAACCGAGAACAGGAAATCGACATGA
- a CDS encoding alkaline phosphatase family protein, with translation MPHKLLVISVDAMHTDDIPFARTLPAFSRILERAAVAEIEGIYPSVTYPNHTAQTTGCPPARTGIFNNLQFQPGSGDQSEWFWDAGMIQVPTIFEAAQQAGLTTAAVQWPVTGGEKHVDWLVPEIACPQVFDGLEDQYLRTTDSRSYETYIYPHLDLVRTDVRKGKYFAFVNHVSELILRHERPDVMFVHLVEVDTARHAGGSYGPHVEEALREVDATLGTYLSALEENGDLEETNIVLVSDHGHLDVEQHTNLNTVFVERGFIRLDGSGALLDWDVFCLGAGLSGQLFLAEGITVDRRREIEALLVEIESDPQFRIEKMWTVEETRRDYGLDGPFTWVVESEPGVIVGMLWDRRAVVRSGDEDFPALKGSHGHAPRHGGQPVFIATGPDFAPGADAGRRSMLDEAPTLAAVLGIDLPQAEGTVIREVLTAVATSIPAVPAPA, from the coding sequence GTGCCACACAAGCTCCTGGTCATCTCCGTCGATGCGATGCACACCGACGACATCCCGTTCGCCCGCACACTCCCGGCCTTCTCCCGCATTCTGGAGCGCGCAGCCGTGGCCGAGATCGAGGGCATCTACCCCTCGGTCACCTACCCGAACCACACGGCACAGACCACAGGCTGCCCACCGGCTCGGACCGGGATCTTCAACAACCTGCAGTTCCAGCCCGGCAGCGGCGATCAGTCCGAGTGGTTCTGGGACGCCGGGATGATCCAGGTCCCGACGATCTTCGAGGCAGCACAGCAGGCGGGTCTGACCACTGCGGCGGTCCAGTGGCCGGTGACCGGCGGCGAGAAGCACGTGGACTGGCTAGTACCGGAGATTGCCTGCCCGCAGGTGTTCGACGGACTGGAGGACCAGTACCTGCGCACCACTGATTCACGCTCGTACGAGACCTACATCTACCCGCACCTCGATCTGGTGCGCACCGACGTCCGCAAAGGCAAGTACTTCGCGTTCGTGAACCACGTCTCCGAGCTCATCCTGCGGCACGAGCGGCCTGACGTGATGTTCGTGCACCTGGTGGAGGTCGACACTGCCCGGCACGCGGGTGGTTCCTACGGGCCGCATGTGGAAGAGGCACTGCGTGAGGTCGATGCCACGCTCGGCACCTATCTGAGCGCTTTGGAGGAGAACGGGGACTTGGAGGAGACGAACATCGTGCTGGTCTCCGACCATGGCCATCTCGATGTGGAGCAGCACACGAACCTCAATACGGTCTTCGTCGAGCGCGGTTTCATCCGCCTCGACGGCAGCGGCGCACTCCTCGACTGGGACGTGTTCTGCCTAGGCGCGGGCCTATCGGGTCAGTTGTTCCTCGCCGAGGGAATCACGGTGGACCGGCGCAGGGAGATCGAGGCGCTGCTGGTGGAGATCGAATCGGACCCGCAGTTTCGGATCGAGAAGATGTGGACGGTGGAGGAGACCCGCCGCGACTACGGGCTGGACGGGCCATTCACCTGGGTGGTCGAGTCAGAGCCCGGTGTGATCGTCGGCATGCTGTGGGACAGACGAGCGGTCGTCCGGTCCGGAGACGAGGACTTCCCGGCGCTGAAGGGCAGCCACGGGCACGCACCCCGCCATGGCGGGCAGCCGGTCTTCATCGCGACCGGCCCCGACTTCGCACCGGGTGCGGACGCCGGGCGGCGCAGCATGCTCGATGAGGCGCCGACATTGGCGGCCGTGCTCGGGATCGACCTCCCGCAGGCTGAGGGAACAGTCATACGAGAGGTGCTCACAGCGGTCGCCACGTCAATCCCCGCCGTACCCGCCCCGGCCTGA
- a CDS encoding TrmH family RNA methyltransferase, translating to MSVSPDTRSRVDTREELIADRAHAIARRIGDVVRAGSRAQPTILIDDEENILQASRHGVQLDGIFRTRSQVALGAELSALAHAGGVPVRRLTDGVAAELFGGEKRARVFALARRPSQYALGDLAPLSGDIVILDGVRLAGNIGALTRTAAALGAAGLVLVETGLSSVYDRRLIRASRGMVFALPVVIASREQVEQFLREVPLTLLSLAATATTPLAEIAAVRGRAAILLGSERRGASRELDSLASHRFAVQMSHRVESLNVSVAGAIALYERLHRHPPG from the coding sequence GTGAGCGTTTCACCGGACACCCGTTCGCGCGTGGACACCCGTGAGGAACTGATCGCGGATCGTGCGCACGCCATTGCCCGCCGCATTGGCGACGTGGTCCGAGCAGGCAGCCGGGCACAGCCGACCATCCTCATCGACGATGAGGAGAACATCCTGCAGGCGTCGCGGCACGGTGTGCAGCTGGACGGCATCTTTCGCACGCGCTCTCAGGTCGCCCTAGGCGCGGAGCTTTCGGCACTCGCGCACGCCGGCGGCGTACCGGTCCGCCGGCTCACCGATGGGGTAGCCGCGGAGTTGTTCGGCGGGGAGAAGCGGGCCCGGGTCTTCGCGCTCGCCCGTCGTCCCAGTCAGTACGCGTTGGGCGATCTGGCACCCCTCAGTGGCGACATCGTCATCCTCGACGGTGTGCGGCTGGCGGGCAACATCGGTGCACTCACCCGCACGGCCGCGGCGCTCGGAGCGGCCGGGCTGGTACTTGTCGAGACCGGCCTCTCCTCGGTCTATGACAGGAGACTCATTCGTGCCAGCCGTGGCATGGTCTTCGCACTCCCGGTCGTCATCGCCTCACGAGAGCAGGTCGAGCAGTTTCTGCGGGAGGTGCCGCTCACACTGCTCAGTCTCGCGGCCACTGCCACCACACCGCTGGCCGAGATTGCCGCTGTTCGAGGCAGGGCAGCGATCCTGCTCGGCAGTGAACGTCGTGGAGCATCGCGTGAGCTGGACTCGCTCGCGAGCCACCGATTCGCCGTTCAGATGAGCCACCGGGTCGAATCGTTGAACGTGTCCGTTGCCGGCGCGATCGCCCTCTATGAGCGACTTCATCGACACCCGCCAGGGTGA
- a CDS encoding DUF421 domain-containing protein, protein MWFDSWSDVVRTLALGGAGYVTLVLVLRVSGKRTLSQLNAFDFIVTVALGSTLATILLNSDVSWAEGAAALVLLAALQFVVAWSTTRWHALRKAVTSSPRILLRDGQFDAVALRSCRLTENEVRHAVRSTGSGDLTEIAAVVLETNGTLSVITRSRLGDGSALGDLSA, encoded by the coding sequence ATGTGGTTCGACTCGTGGTCCGACGTGGTTCGCACTCTGGCACTTGGCGGGGCGGGCTACGTCACGCTCGTCCTCGTGCTGCGCGTCTCAGGGAAGCGAACGTTGAGTCAGCTCAACGCCTTCGATTTCATCGTGACCGTCGCGCTCGGCTCCACATTGGCCACCATCCTGCTCAACAGCGACGTCTCGTGGGCTGAAGGGGCAGCGGCCCTGGTGTTGCTTGCGGCGCTGCAGTTTGTGGTCGCATGGTCGACCACCCGCTGGCACGCGCTGCGCAAGGCGGTCACCTCCTCGCCGCGAATACTCCTGCGCGATGGACAGTTCGACGCGGTGGCACTTCGGTCATGCCGACTCACCGAGAACGAAGTTCGTCACGCCGTTCGCTCGACCGGGTCCGGAGATCTCACTGAGATTGCCGCCGTCGTACTCGAAACGAACGGCACGCTCTCCGTCATCACCCGCTCCCGGCTGGGCGATGGATCAGCGCTGGGGGACCTCTCGGCGTGA